The following are from one region of the Chitinivibrionales bacterium genome:
- a CDS encoding C39 family peptidase, translated as MSKQENNTLFSRGWLIPLSLLAGTACAGGAASLFLIRYSLKKKAISVALASFLFEAVFLGFILFWSVKWYWAAITVYAVHACTGLALLGLVRAWSKEASAGVKMHPFARPGLQKEFIGALGGLVIVGAVAPAVVAMYLLLADRLFAEYLPIGIDNSDMLTWVFFLIGSAMLSGAAGGFIYIRVKPSMSIRQMFIGLASFLFSFMTFWFWLELFIAVPSFQAAATQGHSGASGVGTITLLQWLLGSWLSIIVTVYMTGPHCGLAQAARWAQVFVLHMLTALIICLSWGFSADLFLALGISFERHAAVKLALACYERGLTKKPDKQAASWLQYRVALLYRKSGDINRAQEGFRRVVATYHEDPELVKQAGYFVKRLDEFPQKKRVVLPGVETRTLYRGTYCVPNSMALVMRYWGKKISARRIGTAITGLSSGTYPVDQAWFAYDLGMRHDFLPLATLDDIKRCIDAGFPVLVYVPSHALVLFGYDDALSTFVTYDVATNEIWTDYIQRDFVRSWKRQASTLVLIYPPEASAKLPVDIRERCRRASGEYIHYQVQFFDTLQPPHTIAHLRAAAGKKGEFFLPAATLYIDYPGLRDSLSHWFDSSVVASNIYNFFSRDYDEGVHLWGHIHEENWAMPDWAFRYGVRYLLAHNMYANAESLVTAIENKGTVSAMMRSTAAIAEFAQGKIAAGIESLERSNSPAYCLYHGLACEKLRKKTESLKYYRLAVQESFSTDFEEDAEYDYSGYNYTNKENNVDDLGYPAIFIASDRLCELADPASIGENLVKTWESWTRDMPYDTAVTSMLVGVYNRHIAKLAKKDEPYVYANLVEKRDLMVKRLLQYRKK; from the coding sequence ATGAGCAAACAGGAAAATAACACGCTGTTCAGCCGGGGATGGCTCATCCCGCTTTCACTCCTTGCCGGCACCGCCTGCGCAGGAGGGGCGGCATCGCTTTTTCTGATCAGATACTCGTTGAAGAAAAAAGCAATTTCCGTCGCGCTGGCATCGTTCCTTTTTGAGGCCGTGTTCCTCGGCTTCATCCTTTTCTGGAGCGTGAAATGGTATTGGGCCGCGATCACGGTGTATGCCGTGCACGCCTGCACCGGCCTTGCCCTTCTGGGCCTGGTGCGCGCTTGGTCTAAGGAAGCATCAGCCGGAGTAAAAATGCATCCCTTTGCCAGGCCCGGTCTGCAAAAGGAGTTTATCGGCGCACTCGGCGGCCTGGTAATCGTGGGCGCCGTTGCGCCCGCCGTCGTGGCCATGTACTTGCTGCTCGCCGACCGGCTTTTTGCCGAATACTTGCCCATTGGCATTGACAATTCAGACATGCTGACCTGGGTCTTTTTTCTTATCGGTTCCGCCATGCTCTCGGGCGCAGCCGGCGGGTTCATTTACATACGGGTAAAGCCCTCCATGTCCATACGCCAGATGTTCATCGGCCTTGCCTCGTTTCTTTTTTCGTTCATGACGTTCTGGTTCTGGCTTGAGCTGTTCATCGCCGTTCCCTCGTTCCAGGCCGCCGCCACGCAGGGACACAGCGGCGCTTCGGGCGTGGGGACCATCACGCTTCTGCAATGGCTGCTAGGTTCCTGGCTGTCCATCATCGTCACGGTGTACATGACCGGGCCGCACTGCGGCCTTGCCCAGGCCGCACGGTGGGCGCAGGTGTTTGTCCTGCACATGCTGACCGCGCTCATCATCTGCCTTTCGTGGGGGTTTTCGGCCGACCTTTTTCTTGCCTTGGGCATATCCTTTGAGCGACACGCGGCCGTCAAGCTTGCCCTCGCCTGCTATGAGCGCGGGCTCACTAAAAAACCCGACAAGCAGGCCGCGTCATGGCTCCAGTACCGCGTGGCGCTGCTGTACCGTAAAAGCGGCGACATCAACCGCGCCCAGGAAGGGTTCAGGCGCGTCGTCGCCACGTATCACGAAGACCCCGAGCTCGTTAAGCAGGCCGGCTACTTTGTCAAGCGGCTCGACGAATTCCCGCAGAAAAAACGCGTCGTGCTCCCGGGGGTGGAAACGCGCACGCTGTACCGCGGCACGTACTGCGTACCCAATTCCATGGCGCTTGTCATGCGCTATTGGGGTAAAAAGATCAGCGCGCGGCGCATCGGCACCGCCATCACCGGCCTGAGCTCCGGCACCTATCCGGTCGATCAGGCATGGTTCGCCTACGACCTCGGCATGCGGCACGATTTTCTGCCCCTCGCGACGCTCGACGACATCAAACGCTGCATCGACGCGGGGTTCCCGGTGCTCGTGTATGTTCCTTCCCACGCGCTGGTGCTGTTCGGCTACGATGATGCGCTCTCGACGTTCGTCACCTACGACGTGGCCACCAACGAAATCTGGACCGACTACATCCAGCGCGATTTCGTTCGCTCCTGGAAACGCCAGGCTTCCACGCTCGTGCTCATCTATCCCCCGGAGGCGTCCGCCAAACTGCCGGTTGACATCCGGGAGCGATGCCGGCGGGCGAGCGGCGAATACATCCATTACCAGGTGCAGTTCTTCGACACGCTCCAGCCGCCCCATACCATTGCGCACCTACGTGCGGCTGCGGGAAAAAAAGGCGAGTTTTTTCTCCCCGCCGCCACCTTGTACATCGATTATCCCGGGCTGCGCGATTCCCTGTCTCATTGGTTCGATTCGAGCGTCGTCGCATCGAACATTTATAATTTTTTCAGCCGCGACTACGACGAGGGGGTTCACTTGTGGGGGCATATCCACGAAGAGAATTGGGCAATGCCCGACTGGGCGTTCCGCTACGGCGTCCGCTACCTTCTCGCGCATAACATGTATGCCAATGCCGAGAGCCTCGTCACGGCAATAGAAAACAAGGGTACCGTGAGCGCCATGATGCGCTCAACGGCCGCGATCGCCGAGTTCGCACAAGGAAAAATCGCCGCCGGAATCGAGAGCCTCGAACGGAGCAACAGTCCCGCCTACTGCCTGTACCACGGCCTTGCCTGCGAAAAACTCCGTAAAAAAACCGAGTCGTTGAAATATTACCGGCTCGCGGTGCAGGAATCATTCAGCACTGATTTCGAGGAGGACGCCGAATACGACTACAGTGGCTACAATTATACCAACAAGGAAAACAACGTTGACGATCTCGGCTACCCTGCCATTTTCATCGCGAGCGACCGCTTGTGCGAGCTTGCCGACCCCGCCTCCATCGGAGAAAACCTGGTAAAAACCTGGGAATCGTGGACGCGCGACATGCCCTACGATACCGCGGTGACCTCAATGCTCGTCGGTGTTTACAACAGGCACATCGCAAAGCTGGCGAAAAAAGACGAGCCGTATGTTTATGCGAACCTGGTGGAGAAGAGGGATTTGATGGTGAAGAGGCTATTGCAATACAGAAAAAAGTAA